In Spinacia oleracea cultivar Varoflay chromosome 5, BTI_SOV_V1, whole genome shotgun sequence, a single window of DNA contains:
- the LOC110805023 gene encoding uncharacterized protein, which yields MEGRVSGGGGCCIAQYGHHHGPTQNYYNPYDASKMDRIMLRFRPIAPKPVPGGTTTTTTSTTTTTTTTTNDTSMSSRRGKKRNSAATGTGGKKKRKSCSPDDTNNNNNKKCDASSSNGCKVTVTLPLLPETPDLSPRKNNQVGLGQSKSSPEPMWLCFGSSDQTNQTAPDVVNSTVIIEGVSDTWVDGNSLGRTDEERKQMLEEDTCPGFISDAWNRVCWTNKAYGKMVTGDEDTWGKERVVMVKLGMREKVELPPVNLFAAFTCRVKVVYYSKQGVINGGGHSLTVPCDVWRMDGGGFAWRLDVKAALCLGR from the coding sequence atggaGGGGAGAGTATCaggtggtggagggtgttgcATTGCTCAATACGGCCACCATCACGGTCCTACTCAAAACTATTACAACCCTTATGATGCTTCCAAAATGGACCGCATCATGCTCCGCTTCCGCCCCATCGCTCCCAAACCGGTTCCCGGggggacaacaacaacaaccacttccaccaccaccaccaccaccaccacaaccaacGACACGTCGATGTCTTCTCGCAGAGGGAAAAAGCGAAACAGCGCCGCCACCGGAACTGGCGGTAAGAAGAAAAGGAAATCATGCTCTCCAGATGAtactaataacaataataataagaaatGTGATGCTTCATCATCCAACGGCTGCAAAGTAACGGTAACCCTTCCTTTATTACCTGAAACCCCTGATCTGAGCCCTAGGAAAAACAATCAAGTGGGTCTGGGCCAATCCAAGTCATCACCGGAGCCTATGTGGTTGTGTTTCGGATCGTCCGATCAAACCAATCAGACGGCTCCAGACGTCGTTAATTCAACCGTGATAATCGAAGGGGTGTCCGACACGTGGGTGGATGGGAACAGCCTAGGACGTACAGACGAAGAAAGGAAGCAAATGTTAGAAGAAGACACGTGTCCAGGGTTTATATCCGACGCGTGGAATCGGGTTTGTTGGACCAATAAAGCGTATGGAAAAATGGTGACCGGAGATGAGGACACGTGGGGGAAGGAGAGAGTAGTGATGGTGAAGTTagggatgagagagaaagtagagttGCCGCCGGTGAATTTATTCGCTGCGTTCACGTGTAGGGTAAAAGTGGTGTACTACAGTAAGCAAGGTGTAATCAACGGCGGAGGTCATTCTCTAACTGTGCCTTGTGATGTTTGGAGAATGGACGGTGGAGGATTTGCATGGCGTTTGGATGTTAAAGCTGCCTTGTGTTTAGGTCGCTAA